Within the Photobacterium swingsii genome, the region ATTGCTCTCATCATAAGTGCCTGCGGCTATTTCCCCAAGGAGAAGTACCTCAGTTCGTGTGATCCAGAGCAAAAAAAACCTGCTGACGCAGGTTTCTTCTCTGTATTGATTCCATTCATTTAAGCTGATGCCGTTCGCGCTTAAAAATCATGATTATCCGACATCACCATGGTGCAGTTCCGCCCCGATGCTTTTGCTTTATACAGCGCAATATCAGCCATACGCACCAGTTCGCCATAATCTTGGTTAGGAACTGGAGTCACTGTCGCAACCCCCAAGCTGACAGTTAGCACATCTTTCACTTCAGAGTACGCATGCTCAATCGCTGCTTGTGCCACATAACGATGAATATTTCGCGCGACAATTTGGCCACCATCTAAGTTAGTACAAGGTAATAAGAAAGCGAATTCTTCCCCCCCATAGCGGGCCACTTCATCGGTCTCACGCTTGATGACTTGGCTCAGTGTCTTGGCGACATCAAGCAGCGCACGGTCCCCTTGCTGGTGACCATAGTTATCGTTGTAAGCCTTGAAGTTATCAATATCACACAAGATCAAGGTCAGCGATTTTTGTTCACGAATATGGCTATGCCACATTTTCCGTAAATGCTCGTCAAAGCTACGGCGATTCGCCACCTTGGTTAAACTGTCAATAAAGCTAAGCTCTTGCAGCTCCATAATGGCATCTGCGAGCTGTTGCTGGGCATGCTTACGTTCCGTAATATCACGTCCCATCACCAAGACCCCAGCAGTCCCCTCTATAGGATCACGATATGGCGAGGTAGCCACTTCATACCAAATGGGTTCTCCATCAGGCAAAATAACGTAATCTTCTGTTTTAACCGTGACCCCTTCTTTGATCACTTGCTCGTTAACCTTTTTAAATTCTTTCCACTTATCAGGGTCGATAACGTCAGAGGCTTTTTTCCCCAACAGAGATTCTTGGGTATGGCCCAGCGCGCGCGCGAACGGTTCATTGCACCCTACATAAACCCAATGCTCGTTATACAAACCAATGGGGTCTTGGCTAGCGCTAAGGATCGTATCAAGTAAATTATTACGGTGTGCTAACGCTTGCTCGGTGATCTCACGCTTCTCGATTTCTTGCTTCAAACTCTCTTGCATTTCATGCCAATCGGTCACGTCATGGCTAATGCTTAATGACCCTAATATTTCACCAAAATCACCGATCAAAGCCGTTTTATTGGTTTCCAATAAACGGCTGGCACCATCTGGTGATGTGGTCCATGTATGGGTCGAGTTATTTTTTGATGACACTTCAATGTTGTCAATCAAGCCTTCACTTTCACGATCACGCCAAAAGCGATCATACGCCTTGTTGGTACCCATCACCTTGCCAGACTTATCTTGGAAATAGACTAACTCAGACAACGAATTCAACACCCCTTGTAACACACGGTGCTCTCGTTTACTGGTGGTATCAGGCGATATGGTTTCATTGGATGGGGAAATAAAAAGTAGCCACGCGGGTTGCCACTTGTAACGCACATACTGGCCTGAAACGAAAACAGAGAGCGGGTGCTTACCTGAAAACTGTAACTCTTCTTTCCAGCTTTTAAAGCTCAATAGCGATGTATGTGGACGCAAAATATCGCACATCATTTGCGCTTCAACTTCAGGCGGGTAAAAGTAGCTATTGCCTACTTTGCGAATACCCAGTAGCTCTCGGCTTGCTTTATTGCCATACATCAACTTGCCGTCCTTGCTGCATACAATCATGGCCGCGACAGGCAAGTTAGTGAGCATGGAATAGAGCTTACGGAATGAAAAGGCTTCCGCGTTATGAAAGACGAGTGCCAAAATTGATCCAGCGAACACTATCATCGCAAGGATCAAAGCAAAAATGAAAAGCGGTTGCTCTAGCGACAAAGATGCCGCTTGCGCCATCGGGGATAATCCAGTTAACAAGAAAAAACAGGCCATGTGAACGGCAAATTTAGGAGTCGTCATAGGTCTGAACACATTACCTTAGGGGATGTTCGCTTCATTAAGCATCTTGATGGCGCATGCTATTAAGTAGCAACGCAATAGTACGCTTACGTTACCACAATCCCCTCCAGTTTTTGAGTGTTTGCACAACTCAATCTATGTACCAAGTTACTTTGCAAATGGCTCATAAACAAAAGGAGTCGCCAATTGACTGCCTTGCGCGCCGAGCTTATCAAGCTTACGGCCAACCTCTGTCATGGCTAACCACCTATTTTCACACCACTCTGGTGCGAGCAAGGTCGGACGACGCGCACTGGCTGAAACGCGGTGATAAACCACTTCCGGCGGTGTCATACGGATCATTTCCGCTGCAATATCCGTATAATCTTCAAGGCTAATTGCACTCAAACGATCCGCCTTCCAGGCCTGTCCCATTTTACTGCCTTCCACGATATGTAGCGGATGTAATTTGATCCCATCCACCCCCGTTGCCACCACTTTCTCAATGGTGTCAAGGTTATCGGCTTTAGTGTCGCCGGGCAGACCCACAATCAAGTGCGTACACACTTTCAGCCCAAGCGCACGCGCGCGCTGAGTGATCGCTTGATAACATGCAAAATCATGCCCTCGATTAATCCGCTTAAGGGTTTTATCATTCGCTGTTTGTAAGCCTAGCTCCAGCCAAATTTCATAGCCTTGTTGATGGTATTCTGCCAATAATTCCAACACAGCATCTGGCACACAGTCTGGCCGCGTTCCCACACATAAACCGACAATATCTGCTGTTTTAAGGGCTTCTTCATACATTTTTTTTAGGGTTTGTACTTCAGCGTAGGTGCTAGTGTACGCCTGAAAATACGCCAAATAGCGTTTGGCACGGTGGATCTCACCCGCTCTCTGGTTTAGCTGCTGCTCAATCGGTAGATATTGCGCTTTTTCATCGGCAAATGAGGCGACATTGCAGAAGGTACAGCCACCACGACCAATCGTGCCGTCACGGTTAGGGCAACTAAAGCCACCATGTAAGGTTAACTTATGCACTTTTTCACCATAGCGGCGATGTAAATCTTGTCCGAATGTATTTACGAGTTCGTGTAGTTGCATTTAATCACCTGAGTATTCGGCCATGGGAAAAATAAGCCGCGCAGCGTAGCACCAAAGCCAATGCTGAAAATTGTGTTAAAACAAGAAAAGCACGTAAATCCCCGCTCACTTCCCCCGTGTTTATACCTTGTAAATTTAAAACAACATAAGAAACTGCCCCTTGCATTCATTACCCACATAGTAAATAAGGATAAATAAAAATGAAATTGGACGAATATGCAAAATGAGAACGATTATCGAATATTTACGCAACCATGTAACACTTACATGCAGCTTCAGTCGATATAGTGGATTAATCACGCTATTTTTTGTTGGTAATTAAAGTATCAAAACTGTAGGATAGTTACACTTATGTGCAAATAATGAGCAACATTTGTGACATAAAACCCGCTAAAAGCAGTGATTTATGTCACTAGTTCATTAAATGACAGTACATCTAATTACCAGAATGGATGTGCTGCAAAATTAAGTTTGCTAAATGATTTACACATCATCCCACAGCAAACGCACCGTTTTGTTCACTGGACAGGTAGTCCATTCAAAGTGACAAGATGTGACGATATAACGATTAGGGATAATACAGACCTGGGACAGGTCTGTTGAACACTGGAAGGATGTATCTATGACAGATCAAGAGCTTAATGCTCAGGGGCTTTATGTACCTGAATTAGAGCACGATGCCTGTGGTATCGGCTTTGTTGCCCATTTAAAGAACCGTAAATCCCACGAGATTGTCACTCAAGCCCTTGATATGCTTGCCCGTATGGAACACCGCGGCGGCCAAGGTTGTGATCCATCAAGTGGTGATGGCGCGGGTATTTTACTGCAGAAACCGCACGAATTCTTACTCGAAGAAACCGTTAAGCTCGGTATCAAGTTGCCCTCTTTTGAGCAATATGGTGTCGGTGTGGTGCTTTTTCCAAAAGACGAACACAAACGTCAACAGTGTCGCGATATCCTAGAACGTAATGCGAATCGCCTCGACCTTGAAGTGATCGGTTATCGCGTCTTACCCGTTGATAATTCGATGATAGGTGAAGATCCTCTCAGCACTGAACCCCAGTTTGAACATGTCTTTATCACGGGGGGGAGTAACCTAGATCCAGCTGTACTCGAACGCAAACTCTACGTGCTTCGTAACTATACGGTACGTGTATGTCTAGAAAGCGTGTCGAATATTGGCGATGACTTCTACATTAACTCATTGTCTTATAAGACATTGGTATATAAAGGTCAGCTCACTACAGAGCAGGTGCCTCAGTACTTCCTTGACCTGCAAAACCCAACCATGGTGACGGCGCTTGCCCTTGTCCACTCTCGCTTTTCAACCAATACTTTCCCTCGCTGGCGCCTCGCCCAGCCTTTCCGTTACATCGCGCACAATGGTGAGATTAACACCGTACGCGGTAACTTGAATTGGATGAAAGCGCGTGAAGCGATTCTTGAGTCTGACCTGTTCAGCCAACAAGAAATCGACATGTTGCTCCCTATCTGCCAAGAAGGCAGCTCTGATTCATCAAACTTTGATATGGCGCTGGAGTTACTGGTACTCTCTGGTCGTAGCCTACCGCATGCTTTGATGATGTTGATCCCGGAAGCATGGCAAGAAAATACCAACATGGATCCTAAGCGTCGCGCGTTTTACCAATACCACGCCAACGTGATGGAACCTTGGGATGGCCCAGCATCAGTTTGTTTCACCGATGGTGTGCAAGTAGGTGCAACCTTAGACCGAAATGGCCTCCGTCCATCACGCTACACAGTTACCAAAGATGACTTCTTAGTAATGGCATCGGAATCTGGTGTGGTAGAAATTGAACCGGAGAATGTGCAATTCCGTGGTCGCTTGCAGCCTGGACGTATCTTTGTCGCCGATCTTGAGCAAGGTCGTATCATTTCAGATGAAGAAGTGAAAGACAGCATTGCCTCGGCGCAGCCTTATGAACAATGGGTGAAAGACAACCTGCTTACACTTAAGTCGCTGCCTGATGCCGATAACATGCACCACCAGCCAACACCTGAACGTCTACTGCATCACCAACAAGCCTTTGGTATGAGTTCAGAAGAAGTGAACGAAATTATCGTTCCGCTGGCAAAAACTGGGTACGAACCCCTCAGTGCAATGGGCGCCGATTGGCCGTTGGCTGTGCTATCGCACCAATCACAACACCTTTCTAATTACTTCAAGCAGCTATTTGCACAGGTGACTAACCCACCGATCGATCCGATCCGTGAACGTATGGTGATGTCACTCAACACCTACCTAGGCAAAGACCAAAACCTGCTCGACGAAACACCAGAACATTGCCAAAAGGTAGAGTTAGAGTCGCCAGTCTTATCAAATGCTGAATTAGAAAAACTACGTGCGATAGATAAAGAACACTTACAAGCCAAAACCTTAGACATCGTCTTTCGCGCCAATGGTGAAAACGGCAAGCTAGAGCGTGCCCTTAAGCGTATTTGCCAATACTCGGAAGATGCAGTGCAAGATGGCTATTCGATCATTATTCTGACTGACCGTGCAGTTAACTCTAACCATGCAGCCATTCCTGCCATGCTGGCAGTCGGCGCAGTTCACCACCACCTGATCCGCAAAGGGCTTCGTGCTAAGTGTGACATCATAGTTGAAACCGGTGATGCACGTGAAACTCACCACTTTGCTACCTTGGTCGGCTACGGCGCGAACGCAGTCAACCCCTACCTAGTGACTGAAACGCTGGTTGATCTTCAGAGAAAACGTAAGCTCGATCCTGAGTTACCAACCGAAGAACTGTTCAACAACTACCGTAAAGGGGTGAACGGTGGCCTATTAAAGATCTTCTCTAAAATGGGCATCTCGACGCTACAGTCATACCACGGCGCGCAGATTTTTGAAGCATTAGGTATCAGCAAAGCTGTGGTTGATAAATACTTCACAGGGACTGTTTCACGTATTCAAGGCCTCACGATTGATGACATTGCACACGAAGTATTGATCCGTCACCGTGTGGGTTACCCAACCCGTGAAATCCCAATTCAAATGCTAGATGTGGGCGGGGTTTACCAATGGAAACAGCGCGGTGAAAAACACCTCTTTAACCCAGAGACAATTTCATTGCTGCAGCAATCCACTCGCGGCAAAGACTACAGTCAGTTCAAAGAATACTGCCATGCTGTGGACTCACAAGGTGATAATGCAGCAACACTGCGTAGCCAACTTGAGTTCATCAAAAGCCCAGCAGGCGCCATTCCACTCGCAGAAGTGGAGCCGATTGAAAGCATTCTAAAACGCTTTGCAACTGGTGCGATGAGCTTTGGTTCTATCTCTTATGAAGCGCACTCCACCCTTGCCGTGGCAATGAACCGTATCGGGGCTAAATCTAACTCAGGTGAAGGCGGTGAAGACCCGGATCGTTTTGAGAAAAAAGAAAACGGCGACTGGGAACGCTCAGCGATCAAACAAGTCGCTTCAGGCCGCTTCGGTGTTACCTCTTACTACCTCACAAACTCTGATGAAATTCAGATCAAGATGGCGCAAGGGGCAAAACCAGGCGAAGGCGGTCAGCTACCGGGTGATAAAGTTGATGACTGGATTGGGGCAACCCGCCACTCAACCCCTGGTGTGGGGCTGATTTCACCACCACCACACCACGATATTTACTCTATCGAAGATTTGGCTCAGCTGATCTACGATTTGAAAAATGCTAACCGTGCTGGCCGCGTTAACGTGAAGCTGGTTTCTGAAGCTGGCGTAGGCACCATTGCCTCTGGCGTGGCCAAAGCCAAAGCCGATGTGGTCTTGATCGCAGGCTTTGATGGCGGTACGGGGGCATCACCAATGTCATCCATTCGCCACACAGGTTTACCGTGGGAACTCGGCCTAGCTGAAACGCACCAAACCCTACTAAAGAACGGCTTACGTAACCGTATTGTCGTGCAGTCTGATGGCCAAATGAAAACACCACGCGATCTTGCTGTGGCGACATTATTAGGTGCAGAGGAATGGGGTGTGGCCACTGCGGCCCTAGTGGTTGAAGGCTGTATCATGATGCGTAAGTGTCATAAAAACACCTGTCCTGTTGGTATTGCGACTCAAAACAAAACCCTGCGTGAGCGTTTTGATGGCCGCGTCGAAGACGTAGTGACCTTTTTCCAATACATGGCAGAAGGGCTACGAGAAGTCATGGCTGAACTGGGCTTCCGCACCATTGATGAGATGGTTGGCCAGTCACACAAACTGAAAATCCGTGAGGATATCGGTCACTGGAAATACAAAAACCTCGATCTGAGCCCAGTGTTATTTGTTGAGCCTGCACGTGAAGAAGATGGTATCTACAATCAGCGAGAGCAAGACCATAACCTTGAAAAGGTATTAGATCGCAAACTGATTGAAGCTGCAGCACCTGCACTGACTCAAGGTAAGCAAGTCGATACCGAACTTGAGATCATTAACACCGACCGCAGTGTCGGCACCATGCTGTCGAATGAAATCTCTAAGATCTACAAAGACCAAGGTCTACCGCAGCCTATGAATGTGAAGTTCACAGGATCGGCAGGACAAAGTCTTGGTGCTTTCCTTGCCAAAGGTGTGAAATTTGAGGTCGAGGGTGATGCGAACGATTACTGGGGTAAAGGACTGTCAGGCGGTACGCTAGTGCTCTACCCTGATGCCAATTCAAACATCACCCCTGAAGATAACATCATCGTTGGTAACGTTTGTTTCTACGGCGCAACATCAGGTGAGTCTTACATTCGAGGCCTTGCGGGTGAACGTTTCTGTGTCCGTAACTCAGGGGCAGAAGTCGTTGTTGAAGGCGTGGGTGACCACGGCTGTGAATACATGACAGGCGGGGTAGCCGTTATTCTTGGTCAAACAGGCCGTAACTTCGCCGCAGGGATGAGCGGGGGAGTCGCCTATGTTTGGGATCAGTTTGGCGATTTCGAAACCAAGCTTAACCCTGAATTGGTTGACCTCGATCCTATCGAGCAAGAAGACAAAGAACGTCTACAGCGCATGCTCAGTAAGCACGTTGAATACACGGGTAGTACTGTGGCCCAAACCTTCCTTTCTAACTTTGAAGCTAACCTTCAAAAGATGGTGAAGGTAATGCCAAGGGATTACAAAGCGGTATTACAACAACGTAAAGCGGAAGCTGCAAACAAGGAAGAGTTGGAGGCCGTAAATGGGTAAGCCTACTGGATTTTTAGAGCATGGTCGTGAGCTACCAAAAAAGTTAGATCCGAGCGTTCGTATTCAAGATAACAAAGAGTTTGTTTTGAACGAGGAGTTTGGCGACAAAATCAACACACAAGCGTCACGCTGTATGGACTGTGGTGTACCGTTTTGTCATAACTCGTGCCCGATTGGGAATATTATCCCTGAGTTTAACGATGCGGTTTTCCGCGATAGCTGGGAAGAAGCATGGAACATTTTAAGTTCGACCAATAACTTCCCAGAATTTACTGGTCGTGTGTGCCCCGCCCCTTGTGAAAGTGGCTGTGTACTGGGTATTAATCAAGACCCAATCACTATCTGTAATATTGAAAAAACCATCGTTGAAACCGCCTACCGCGAAGGCTACGCCAAACCGAAATCCCCGCGGTCCCGTACCGGAAAAACCGTTGCGATTATTGGTAGCGGCCCTGCAGGGTTAGCCGCCGCCGAGCAATTAAACAGTGCGGGCCACTGCGTAACTGTGTTCGAGCGTGACGAAAAAGTCGGCGGCCTACTACGCTTTGGCATCCCAGATTTTAAGCTCGGCATGGACATCATAGATCGCAAGATCAACCTGATGGCCGATGCTGGGGTTAAATTTGAAGTAAATGCGCACATTGGTGTCGACATTAATGCCCAACAGCTCCGCCAAGACTTTGATGTCGTTTTGCTAACGGGCGGATCAACCGTACCGCGCAACCTGCCTATTCCGGGTCGTGAGCTCAAGGGGGTGCATTTTGCAATGGAATTTCTCGCCCAAAATAACCGCCGTGCGAACGACATGGATTTAAAAACAGCAGAAATTCATGCCAAGGGTAAGCATGTGGTCGTGATAGGTGGCGGTGATACAGGCTCAGACTGTGTGGGTACCTCAAACCGCCATGGCGCTGCAAGTATTACACAAGTAGAAATCATGCCGATCCCACCAGAGAAGCGACCGGTTAATCAACCATGGCCGTCGTATCCGATGATCATGAAAACCTCGACCTCGCACGAGGAAGGGTGTGATCGTCACTGGAACATCTTAACCAAAGAGTTCATCAGTGATGATGCTGGCAATGTCAAAGCCCTGCGCATCGCCGATATTCAGTGGCAAGAAGCAACAGCAGGCGAACGCCCTAACTTTGAAGAAGTCGCAGGATCTGAGCGTATTATCCCGTGTGATCTCGCCTTCCTTGCGATGGGCTTTTTACACCCAGAACCAACAGGTGTACTGGCGCAACTGGATATAAAATTGGACGAGCGTGGCAACGTAGCCACAGAAGGCTTTGCCACCAATCAATCCGGTGTATTTGCCGCAGGTGATATGCGTACAGGCCAGTCTCTGGTTGTTCGTTGCATTAATGAAGGTCGAGAATCTGCCCGTGAAATCGATAATTTCTTAATGGGAGGCTCTAACCTTGAAGCCAAAGCTGATTCATTAATGCTCTCTAACGGTTAAACTGCACCTCAAAATGCTACATATCAAAGCCAGCTCAATAGAGCTGGCTTTTTTTATATGATTATTCAGTAGATAGCCCTCACCACCACCTTGCATCTCTTTTCCCAAAATGACTTACCATCGCCATATTTCATCAAAATAGTCGCAACATTAAGACGATGTCATTTCAACCTCGACTGTTAACAACTCGTTAAAATTGAATTTAAAATCAATTAATTACAGTTTTTAATATGGCCATTTAGGTCAATGGAAACGTAAATGGTTGAAATTTGACCTTTCTGTAAATTGCCGTTAACTTGGATGATCGCAGGATGCGCCATGGTGAGCCATTAACGCCATAACTATGCAGTCAGACCACTTTTAACCGTATCAATAAACAAATTATAGGGTTAAAAGTTTACGCTCAGGATGAGCAGACCAAGGGAGAGTTGTCATGACACTGTATGACCCAAGGCTGGAAAAAGACAATTGTGGATTTGGCTTAATTGCCCATATTGAAGGGGAAACAAGCCATAAATTAGTAAGAACAGCGATTTCAGCACTGGATCGTATGACCCACCGTGGTGGCATTGCCGCCGATGGAAAAACTGGGGATGGTTGCGGGCTATTAATGAAAAAGCCCAGCGACTTCTACCGTATTATTGCGGATGAACACAACTGGAAATTAGCCCGCGAATTTGCCATTGGCATGCTATTTCTCAGCACGGATCCAGTCAAAGCTGAGCAAGCCCGCACAATTATCACTGAAGAGCTCAGTAAAGAAACCCTTTCTGTCGCAGGTTGGCGCGACGTGCCAATCAATGCTCAAGTCCTAGGGCCTATTGCCAAAGAGTCCCTACCTGACATTGTTCAAGTCTTCATTAATGCCCCAGCAGGCTGGAAACCTCGTGATATCGATCGCCGCCTGTATATTGCACGTCGTCGTATCGAACAGCGGATCAGTGAAGATCCTGATTTTTATATCTGTAGCCTGTCGACCCAAGTGACTGTCTACAAAGGCCTTTGCATGCCTGCAGATTTACCGCGCTTTTATACCGACTTAGGCGACCTTCGCTTACAGTCATCCATTTGTTTATTCCACCAGCGTTTCTCTACCAATACTCAACCACGCTGGCCTCTGGCTCAGCCGTTTCGTTATTTAGCGCATAACGGCGAAATCAATACCATAGCGGGTAATCGCCAATGGGCACGTGCACGCGGTTATAAGTTCTCCTCGCCGCTGCTGCCTGATTTACAAACCGCCGCCCCTTTTGTCAATGAAAGCGGTTCTGATTCTTCAAGCCTGGATAATATGCTCGAACTCTTCCTCGCAGGAGGGATGGATCTCTTCCGCGCGATGCGGATGCTCGTGCCACCCGCATGGCAAAATCACCCCGACATGGATCCTGAGTTACGCGCTTTTTACGACTTTAATTCCATGCACATGGAACCCTGGGATGGACCCGCAGGAATCGTCATGTCAGACGGTCGCTACGCCGCATGTAATCTAGACCGAAATGGCTTACGCCCAGCTCGCTATGTGATCACAAAAGATAAGCTCATCACTCTGGCTTCTGAAATCGGCATTTGGGATTACGCTCCCGATGAAGTCTTAGAAAAAGGCCGTGTCGGTCCTGGTGAGCTGCTGGTTATCGACACCAAATTTGGCAAGATTTGGCACTCCAAAGATATAGATAACGATTTAATGGCACGTCACCCTTATAAAGAGT harbors:
- a CDS encoding TIGR01212 family radical SAM protein (This family includes YhcC from E. coli K-12, an uncharacterized radical SAM protein.) gives rise to the protein MQLHELVNTFGQDLHRRYGEKVHKLTLHGGFSCPNRDGTIGRGGCTFCNVASFADEKAQYLPIEQQLNQRAGEIHRAKRYLAYFQAYTSTYAEVQTLKKMYEEALKTADIVGLCVGTRPDCVPDAVLELLAEYHQQGYEIWLELGLQTANDKTLKRINRGHDFACYQAITQRARALGLKVCTHLIVGLPGDTKADNLDTIEKVVATGVDGIKLHPLHIVEGSKMGQAWKADRLSAISLEDYTDIAAEMIRMTPPEVVYHRVSASARRPTLLAPEWCENRWLAMTEVGRKLDKLGAQGSQLATPFVYEPFAK
- a CDS encoding sensor domain-containing diguanylate cyclase; the protein is MTTPKFAVHMACFFLLTGLSPMAQAASLSLEQPLFIFALILAMIVFAGSILALVFHNAEAFSFRKLYSMLTNLPVAAMIVCSKDGKLMYGNKASRELLGIRKVGNSYFYPPEVEAQMMCDILRPHTSLLSFKSWKEELQFSGKHPLSVFVSGQYVRYKWQPAWLLFISPSNETISPDTTSKREHRVLQGVLNSLSELVYFQDKSGKVMGTNKAYDRFWRDRESEGLIDNIEVSSKNNSTHTWTTSPDGASRLLETNKTALIGDFGEILGSLSISHDVTDWHEMQESLKQEIEKREITEQALAHRNNLLDTILSASQDPIGLYNEHWVYVGCNEPFARALGHTQESLLGKKASDVIDPDKWKEFKKVNEQVIKEGVTVKTEDYVILPDGEPIWYEVATSPYRDPIEGTAGVLVMGRDITERKHAQQQLADAIMELQELSFIDSLTKVANRRSFDEHLRKMWHSHIREQKSLTLILCDIDNFKAYNDNYGHQQGDRALLDVAKTLSQVIKRETDEVARYGGEEFAFLLPCTNLDGGQIVARNIHRYVAQAAIEHAYSEVKDVLTVSLGVATVTPVPNQDYGELVRMADIALYKAKASGRNCTMVMSDNHDF
- a CDS encoding glutamate synthase subunit beta; translation: MGKPTGFLEHGRELPKKLDPSVRIQDNKEFVLNEEFGDKINTQASRCMDCGVPFCHNSCPIGNIIPEFNDAVFRDSWEEAWNILSSTNNFPEFTGRVCPAPCESGCVLGINQDPITICNIEKTIVETAYREGYAKPKSPRSRTGKTVAIIGSGPAGLAAAEQLNSAGHCVTVFERDEKVGGLLRFGIPDFKLGMDIIDRKINLMADAGVKFEVNAHIGVDINAQQLRQDFDVVLLTGGSTVPRNLPIPGRELKGVHFAMEFLAQNNRRANDMDLKTAEIHAKGKHVVVIGGGDTGSDCVGTSNRHGAASITQVEIMPIPPEKRPVNQPWPSYPMIMKTSTSHEEGCDRHWNILTKEFISDDAGNVKALRIADIQWQEATAGERPNFEEVAGSERIIPCDLAFLAMGFLHPEPTGVLAQLDIKLDERGNVATEGFATNQSGVFAAGDMRTGQSLVVRCINEGRESAREIDNFLMGGSNLEAKADSLMLSNG
- the gltB gene encoding glutamate synthase large subunit; translated protein: MTDQELNAQGLYVPELEHDACGIGFVAHLKNRKSHEIVTQALDMLARMEHRGGQGCDPSSGDGAGILLQKPHEFLLEETVKLGIKLPSFEQYGVGVVLFPKDEHKRQQCRDILERNANRLDLEVIGYRVLPVDNSMIGEDPLSTEPQFEHVFITGGSNLDPAVLERKLYVLRNYTVRVCLESVSNIGDDFYINSLSYKTLVYKGQLTTEQVPQYFLDLQNPTMVTALALVHSRFSTNTFPRWRLAQPFRYIAHNGEINTVRGNLNWMKAREAILESDLFSQQEIDMLLPICQEGSSDSSNFDMALELLVLSGRSLPHALMMLIPEAWQENTNMDPKRRAFYQYHANVMEPWDGPASVCFTDGVQVGATLDRNGLRPSRYTVTKDDFLVMASESGVVEIEPENVQFRGRLQPGRIFVADLEQGRIISDEEVKDSIASAQPYEQWVKDNLLTLKSLPDADNMHHQPTPERLLHHQQAFGMSSEEVNEIIVPLAKTGYEPLSAMGADWPLAVLSHQSQHLSNYFKQLFAQVTNPPIDPIRERMVMSLNTYLGKDQNLLDETPEHCQKVELESPVLSNAELEKLRAIDKEHLQAKTLDIVFRANGENGKLERALKRICQYSEDAVQDGYSIIILTDRAVNSNHAAIPAMLAVGAVHHHLIRKGLRAKCDIIVETGDARETHHFATLVGYGANAVNPYLVTETLVDLQRKRKLDPELPTEELFNNYRKGVNGGLLKIFSKMGISTLQSYHGAQIFEALGISKAVVDKYFTGTVSRIQGLTIDDIAHEVLIRHRVGYPTREIPIQMLDVGGVYQWKQRGEKHLFNPETISLLQQSTRGKDYSQFKEYCHAVDSQGDNAATLRSQLEFIKSPAGAIPLAEVEPIESILKRFATGAMSFGSISYEAHSTLAVAMNRIGAKSNSGEGGEDPDRFEKKENGDWERSAIKQVASGRFGVTSYYLTNSDEIQIKMAQGAKPGEGGQLPGDKVDDWIGATRHSTPGVGLISPPPHHDIYSIEDLAQLIYDLKNANRAGRVNVKLVSEAGVGTIASGVAKAKADVVLIAGFDGGTGASPMSSIRHTGLPWELGLAETHQTLLKNGLRNRIVVQSDGQMKTPRDLAVATLLGAEEWGVATAALVVEGCIMMRKCHKNTCPVGIATQNKTLRERFDGRVEDVVTFFQYMAEGLREVMAELGFRTIDEMVGQSHKLKIREDIGHWKYKNLDLSPVLFVEPAREEDGIYNQREQDHNLEKVLDRKLIEAAAPALTQGKQVDTELEIINTDRSVGTMLSNEISKIYKDQGLPQPMNVKFTGSAGQSLGAFLAKGVKFEVEGDANDYWGKGLSGGTLVLYPDANSNITPEDNIIVGNVCFYGATSGESYIRGLAGERFCVRNSGAEVVVEGVGDHGCEYMTGGVAVILGQTGRNFAAGMSGGVAYVWDQFGDFETKLNPELVDLDPIEQEDKERLQRMLSKHVEYTGSTVAQTFLSNFEANLQKMVKVMPRDYKAVLQQRKAEAANKEELEAVNG